One Nostoc punctiforme PCC 73102 DNA window includes the following coding sequences:
- a CDS encoding hybrid sensor histidine kinase/response regulator, which translates to MLQDKELEIQMQFLEEATDYLNTLEGVLLEIDTTNRIDLEKINAALRAAHSIKGGAGMMGFKSLSHLSHRLEDSFKVLKTKKNSLEIDTQLQSLLLSGVDWLRQIVELLAEGNVVEDAWLATFCYPVFDELHDRLGDPTPEDASSMLSPEDGQDVIPLLFATEVEECLQRLESILADSEQPGLHEEVVIMAAELGGLGEMLQLAAFTKLCESVTQQLETVSSSRIPEIAQLALQAWRRSQALVLTNQLDNLPTELDFASYTQSPLLLPAAEVIPQLPIAHIDIVEPEAVPTPVWQPENTRENWTNDEALTQPSAGIAANFTFVDAEFADDVNSINVTEQNPIFARENNPADAKSSEGKGESNGVVKDREIHENSVRVPSKQLEQINDLFGELIVQRNGLNSQLERLRKLVRNLNQRVQVLDRENQDLRIAYDKISTQAAGLRIQAENGHQTQGIDREFDALEMDRYNDLNLRSQEVMETIVQVQEVTTDVQLSVDDTDQIARKINKTSKQLQTKLNHIRMRPLSDLTERFPRALRDLNVEYGKNVQLKIEGGNTLIERSILETLNEPLMHLLRNAFDHGIEDSGTRRLLGKPEQGLIEITASHRSNRTLITIRDDGWGISLEKIRTRALAMGLDASLLANASDEELLSLIFEPGFTTSEQVTALSGRGVGMDVVRNNLKLIRGDVKVDTEPGVGTTFTLSVPFTLSVARVLLVEINKMLLAFPTDVISEIFLLQHERVFQMAGSEVLNWQGTMLPLIRLTPYLEFNCLRYDTSELETPAAINANSVLVVKGNNQPVAIQIDRCWGEQEVAIRQVEGNIPLPEGFSNCTILGDGRVVPLVNVNELLYWIATNRRTPKGIQLPSARLKTPFLIFDENKISAASVKQKGTILIVDDSINVRRFLALTLEKGGYQVEQAKDGQDALEKLHSGLRVEAVICDIEMPRLDGYGFLGKVNSDVDTKNIPVAMLTSRSSNKHRQLAMQLGARAYFSKPYNEQELLQTLEEIIRNVAEKAASN; encoded by the coding sequence ATGTTACAAGACAAAGAATTAGAAATCCAGATGCAGTTTCTGGAAGAAGCAACTGATTACTTAAATACCTTAGAAGGGGTATTGCTAGAAATTGATACTACTAACCGCATTGATTTAGAGAAAATCAATGCTGCACTCCGAGCCGCTCATTCTATTAAAGGTGGCGCGGGGATGATGGGATTTAAATCACTAAGTCATTTATCCCATCGTTTGGAAGATTCCTTTAAAGTTTTAAAAACGAAAAAAAATTCTCTAGAAATTGACACCCAGTTGCAAAGTTTATTGCTATCTGGAGTTGATTGGCTGCGTCAGATTGTCGAATTGCTTGCAGAAGGAAATGTTGTTGAAGATGCGTGGTTAGCAACCTTTTGTTACCCAGTTTTTGATGAGTTGCACGATCGTTTGGGCGACCCCACCCCAGAGGATGCCTCATCTATGCTATCGCCAGAGGATGGACAAGATGTTATCCCCTTGCTATTTGCCACAGAAGTAGAAGAGTGTTTGCAGCGTTTAGAATCTATATTGGCAGATAGCGAACAGCCCGGTTTGCATGAAGAAGTTGTCATCATGGCAGCGGAATTGGGCGGTTTGGGTGAAATGCTCCAGTTGGCAGCTTTTACCAAGCTTTGTGAGTCAGTAACGCAGCAATTGGAAACGGTTAGCAGCTCGCGCATTCCCGAAATTGCCCAATTAGCATTGCAAGCATGGCGGCGATCGCAAGCTTTGGTGCTGACAAATCAACTAGATAACTTACCTACAGAACTTGATTTTGCTAGTTATACGCAATCACCGCTACTATTACCAGCAGCAGAAGTAATACCACAGCTTCCCATCGCACACATAGATATTGTCGAGCCAGAAGCAGTGCCAACACCTGTTTGGCAGCCAGAAAATACTAGAGAAAATTGGACTAATGATGAAGCGTTGACGCAGCCTAGCGCAGGTATCGCTGCTAATTTTACATTTGTAGATGCAGAATTTGCAGATGATGTTAATTCTATCAATGTTACAGAACAAAATCCCATATTTGCTAGAGAAAATAATCCTGCCGATGCTAAATCTAGCGAAGGGAAAGGAGAGTCAAATGGCGTTGTTAAAGATCGGGAAATTCATGAAAATAGCGTTCGAGTTCCCAGTAAACAACTAGAGCAAATTAATGATTTATTTGGCGAACTGATTGTTCAGCGAAATGGCTTAAACTCGCAACTAGAAAGATTACGCAAACTTGTTCGGAACCTGAACCAGCGAGTACAAGTTCTCGACCGAGAAAATCAGGATTTGCGTATAGCTTATGACAAAATTTCTACCCAAGCTGCTGGACTACGGATACAAGCTGAAAATGGCCACCAAACACAAGGCATAGACAGAGAATTTGATGCCTTAGAAATGGATCGCTATAACGATTTAAACCTGCGATCGCAGGAAGTTATGGAAACCATTGTTCAGGTACAGGAAGTTACAACTGATGTGCAACTCAGTGTAGATGATACAGACCAAATTGCTCGTAAAATCAACAAAACATCCAAACAGTTACAGACAAAGTTAAATCATATCCGAATGCGACCACTGTCCGATTTGACCGAACGTTTTCCTAGAGCCTTGCGCGATTTAAATGTAGAGTATGGGAAAAATGTTCAGTTAAAAATTGAAGGCGGCAATACTTTAATTGAACGCAGCATTTTAGAAACATTAAATGAACCTTTAATGCATCTCTTAAGGAATGCTTTCGATCATGGTATCGAAGACTCTGGCACTCGTCGTCTTCTGGGTAAACCAGAACAAGGATTGATTGAAATTACAGCTAGTCACCGCAGTAATCGCACCCTGATTACTATCCGAGATGATGGTTGGGGCATTTCTTTGGAGAAAATTCGCACCCGCGCTTTAGCGATGGGATTGGATGCTTCTCTACTCGCTAATGCTAGTGATGAAGAACTATTATCACTAATTTTTGAACCAGGTTTTACCACCTCTGAGCAAGTTACAGCATTATCTGGTCGAGGTGTCGGCATGGATGTAGTTCGTAACAATCTCAAACTAATTCGAGGAGATGTGAAAGTTGATACGGAACCAGGAGTTGGTACTACTTTCACTCTATCAGTACCATTTACACTTTCCGTTGCGCGAGTTCTGCTGGTAGAAATCAACAAAATGCTGTTAGCATTTCCTACAGATGTCATTTCAGAAATATTCTTACTCCAACACGAGAGAGTTTTCCAAATGGCAGGTAGCGAAGTTCTAAATTGGCAAGGAACCATGCTGCCACTGATTCGCCTAACTCCTTATTTAGAGTTTAATTGTCTGCGCTACGATACCTCAGAATTAGAGACTCCGGCAGCAATTAATGCTAACAGTGTATTAGTAGTCAAAGGGAATAATCAGCCAGTAGCAATCCAAATAGACCGTTGCTGGGGTGAACAAGAAGTTGCTATTCGCCAAGTTGAGGGAAATATACCTTTACCGGAAGGCTTCAGCAACTGCACAATTCTCGGTGATGGTCGAGTAGTGCCACTTGTTAATGTTAATGAATTGCTCTATTGGATTGCTACAAATCGCCGGACTCCTAAAGGTATTCAATTACCATCAGCAAGGTTAAAAACACCGTTCCTAATATTTGATGAAAACAAAATATCAGCAGCATCTGTTAAGCAGAAAGGTACAATATTAATCGTAGATGACTCAATTAATGTTCGCCGCTTTTTAGCTCTGACCCTTGAAAAGGGAGGTTATCAAGTAGAGCAAGCTAAAGATGGTCAAGATGCTTTAGAAAAACTCCATAGTGGATTGAGAGTTGAGGCAGTAATTTGTGATATTGAAATGCCTCGCCTTGATGGTTATGGTTTTTTGGGTAAGGTAAATTCAGATGTTGATACAAAAAATATTCCAGTTGCAATGCTGACTTCTCGTAGCAGCAATAAACATCGGCAACTAGCTATGCAATTGGGGGCGCGGGCTTACTTTTCTAAACCTTATAATGAGCAAGAATTATTGCAAACGTTGGAGGAAATAATTCGGAATGTGGCAGAAAAGGCAGCTTCTAATTGA
- a CDS encoding caspase, EACC1-associated type gives MSKKIALLIGVSEYGEGIPPLSSALNDVEAMQRVLQNPNLGGFEQIERLLNPDAIAMRKAIQKLFREAGKDDLVLFFFSGHGITNDEDHLYLATRNTAKEDFEATAVDANFIRGQSNNCYAKRQVLILDACYSGAIAQGWRTKSVGVDIKKQLGAEGRVVLTSSSATQTSFEQEGSTLSLYTQYLVEGIETGAADKDNDGNIYVHELHAYAKAKVKIVKSNMTPDIILDKEGYNIFLAHAPKNPEAEYRKLVEKYVKEDGELDEFAFLILKPKRKTFELTDEKAEKIETDVLEPLRRRVANLKSYKQAFAKAVEQKYPLYEFTLNKLKDYQQDILGLRDEDVAQIELEITSIKEAEYQKQLQIQKQQEKEEYGNNLRRYEQKFKKAVQAQYPLDEYVHNGLKQFQQLLGLKNEHVKRIEEIILAPIEEAERIRQQQEGERLKRQREEAKRLRLQREQQKAEQVRQQEAETLQRPRQQKNDDLISENGVDYTRLHDLLKAGKWKEADQETLAVMLKATGREKDGWLSSESIENFPCTDLRTIDQLWVKYSNGRFGFSVQKRIWESVGRDYDKFGDRISWRKDEKVVKDLWFGFKQEETMEKRWLDRHEITYTTSTSYGHLPWLPNSTILNTNLFSRVQTCSFCPPTNTNRL, from the coding sequence ATGTCTAAGAAGATAGCGCTGCTGATTGGAGTCAGTGAGTATGGTGAAGGTATCCCGCCCCTGTCATCTGCTCTCAATGATGTGGAAGCTATGCAGCGAGTTTTGCAAAACCCAAACCTGGGAGGTTTTGAGCAGATTGAACGGCTGCTGAATCCCGATGCGATCGCCATGCGAAAGGCAATTCAAAAGCTGTTTAGAGAAGCTGGAAAAGATGACTTAGTATTATTCTTTTTTTCTGGTCATGGTATTACTAATGATGAAGATCATCTCTATTTAGCGACTCGAAATACAGCTAAAGAAGATTTTGAAGCTACTGCTGTAGACGCAAATTTCATCCGAGGACAATCAAATAATTGCTATGCTAAACGGCAAGTTTTGATTTTAGATGCTTGCTACAGTGGTGCGATCGCTCAAGGTTGGCGAACAAAAAGTGTCGGTGTTGATATCAAGAAGCAGTTAGGCGCGGAGGGACGAGTTGTTCTCACATCTTCAAGTGCAACTCAAACTTCTTTTGAACAAGAAGGTTCAACACTTTCGCTCTACACTCAGTATTTAGTTGAGGGAATTGAAACAGGCGCAGCAGACAAAGATAACGATGGCAATATTTATGTACATGAATTGCATGCTTACGCCAAGGCAAAAGTCAAAATAGTGAAGTCTAATATGACACCAGATATCATTCTGGATAAAGAAGGATACAATATTTTTCTAGCTCATGCTCCAAAGAATCCAGAAGCAGAGTATCGCAAGCTTGTTGAAAAATATGTCAAAGAAGATGGTGAACTTGATGAATTTGCTTTCTTAATTTTAAAGCCAAAACGGAAAACATTTGAACTTACAGATGAAAAAGCCGAGAAAATAGAAACTGATGTCTTAGAACCTTTACGTAGACGAGTTGCAAATTTAAAAAGTTATAAACAAGCTTTTGCCAAGGCTGTTGAACAAAAATATCCACTATATGAATTTACTCTGAATAAACTGAAGGATTATCAGCAGGATATTTTAGGTTTAAGAGATGAGGATGTAGCACAGATTGAGTTAGAGATTACATCTATTAAAGAAGCGGAATATCAAAAACAGCTTCAGATACAGAAACAACAAGAAAAAGAAGAGTACGGAAATAACCTGCGGCGTTATGAGCAGAAATTTAAAAAAGCAGTTCAAGCACAATATCCTCTAGATGAATATGTACACAATGGATTAAAACAGTTCCAGCAGTTGTTAGGACTTAAGAATGAGCATGTAAAGAGAATTGAAGAAATAATTTTAGCTCCAATAGAAGAAGCCGAGAGAATACGACAACAACAAGAAGGAGAAAGACTAAAACGCCAACGAGAAGAAGCAAAAAGGTTGCGGCTACAACGAGAACAACAAAAAGCCGAGCAGGTACGACAACAAGAAGCAGAAACACTGCAACGCCCACGACAACAAAAAAATGATGACCTGATTTCTGAGAATGGTGTAGACTATACGCGGTTACACGATTTACTCAAAGCTGGAAAGTGGAAAGAAGCAGATCAAGAAACTTTAGCAGTTATGCTCAAAGCTACTGGCAGAGAAAAAGATGGCTGGTTAAGTAGTGAATCTATTGAAAACTTTCCTTGTACTGACTTACGCACTATTGACCAACTGTGGGTAAAATATAGCAATGGGCGTTTTGGATTTAGCGTGCAAAAGCGCATTTGGGAAAGCGTCGGAAGAGACTACGACAAGTTTGGCGATCGCATTAGCTGGCGCAAGGATGAGAAAGTTGTAAAAGATTTATGGTTTGGATTTAAACAAGAAGAAACGATGGAGAAGCGATGGCTCGACCGTCACGAGATTACGTATACTACAAGTACCTCCTACGGACACCTGCCTTGGCTGCCTAATTCCACAATTCTAAATACAAATCTCTTCTCTCGCGTCCAGACTTGTTCGTTCTGCCCACCAACCAACACCAATAGACTTTAG
- a CDS encoding PEP-CTERM sorting domain-containing protein (PEP-CTERM proteins occur, often in large numbers, in the proteomes of bacteria that also encode an exosortase, a predicted intramembrane cysteine proteinase. The presence of a PEP-CTERM domain at a protein's C-terminus predicts cleavage within the sorting domain, followed by covalent anchoring to some some component of the (usually Gram-negative) cell surface. Many PEP-CTERM proteins exhibit an unusual sequence composition that includes large numbers of potential glycosylation sites. Expression of one such protein has been shown restore the ability of a bacterium to form floc, a type of biofilm.), which produces MTKNNKKKAIVQAIFTAVALGLVIMQVESAQAATLTVNNLDDSGVGSLRDTINIASSNDVVEFLLGSNPSTITLTSGALAMPAAGYAYVNNLTINGPGSNLLTISGNNQFPVFNINAADVTLSGLAIAGDINGYNSSNVTFFNSTVNDNVKIDNSTGNVTFINSTINGNSVQINANTLTLINDSNVTVPSNPIGGGNSGQSSRGGNISIGAGTITITSPNVTLRQVPEPSAIAGVILAGGLAWLAKRKQTPLCKAKV; this is translated from the coding sequence GTGACAAAAAACAATAAAAAAAAGGCTATCGTTCAAGCTATTTTCACAGCCGTTGCCTTGGGTTTGGTGATAATGCAAGTGGAATCAGCCCAAGCTGCGACTTTGACGGTTAACAATCTTGATGACAGTGGTGTTGGCTCGTTGCGAGACACTATCAACATTGCAAGTAGCAATGACGTGGTAGAGTTCTTATTGGGTAGTAATCCCAGTACAATTACACTGACGAGTGGGGCACTTGCGATGCCTGCGGCGGGCTATGCCTACGTAAATAACCTAACTATCAATGGCCCAGGTAGTAATTTACTTACCATTAGTGGCAATAATCAATTCCCCGTGTTTAACATTAACGCCGCAGATGTTACACTTTCCGGGCTAGCGATCGCTGGTGATATCAATGGTTACAATTCTAGTAACGTAACGTTTTTCAATAGTACTGTTAACGACAACGTGAAAATAGATAACAGTACTGGTAACGTAACGTTTATTAATAGCACTATCAACGGCAATAGTGTGCAGATTAATGCTAATACATTGACGCTGATTAATGATAGTAATGTAACAGTTCCAAGTAACCCGATCGGCGGCGGCAATTCTGGGCAAAGCAGTAGGGGTGGCAATATTTCAATTGGAGCAGGCACCATCACTATTACAAGCCCTAACGTTACTCTGAGACAAGTACCCGAACCAAGTGCGATCGCTGGTGTTATACTTGCTGGTGGTCTGGCTTGGTTAGCGAAGAGAAAGCAAACCCCACTTTGTAAAGCAAAAGTATAA
- a CDS encoding DUF427 domain-containing protein: MPKAIWNGAVLAESDRTVVVENNHYFPADTINKEYFTDSNTHTTCPWKGVASYYSIEVDGQINKDAAWYYPSTKEKAKNIEGYVAFWKGVKVEA, from the coding sequence ATGCCGAAAGCAATTTGGAATGGCGCAGTTTTAGCCGAAAGCGATCGCACCGTAGTTGTGGAAAACAACCATTATTTCCCTGCTGACACCATTAACAAGGAGTACTTCACAGACAGTAATACCCACACTACTTGTCCTTGGAAGGGTGTCGCTAGCTACTACAGTATTGAGGTTGATGGACAAATCAACAAAGATGCTGCTTGGTACTATCCCAGCACCAAGGAGAAGGCTAAGAATATTGAGGGTTATGTGGCATTCTGGAAGGGTGTAAAAGTAGAGGCTTAA
- a CDS encoding transglycosylase SLT domain-containing protein encodes MLKKLQKKQISIIAGAALFAFLAGAMVSAPEIGKTVGQWLKLGKNQAEQTSDASIAQSAVFPLISQSLPERAAKLATIAGQSRSPDRNRARYLLASDYIERTQAQKALALLQGLDKDYPILAPYILLKQAQAEDMLGEDGKASDLRQSVLKRYPKEAASVKAIYLIAQPKQQEIAIAQFPSNPLTWEIIRKRLQENPNQPKLQLILANYAYDQPGIVGVLDQLVKQTTLKPEDWELIGTSYWENSQFLKAANAYAKAPKTSRNLYRTARGLQVGGKDKEIAIATYKQLVQQFPTTEEAGTALLRLAETAKTGKDGLPYLEQVISKFPKQAATALVQKAKTLETLKDQKSASAAWQLLIAKYGNSDEAAEYRWKIAQDKAKAKDYVGAWQWAEPIVTNNPNSILAPRAGFWVGKWAASLGKQQESQTAYDYVISQFPYSYYAWRAANMRGLNVGNFDNVRVMNPEVIAPQRSLPPAGSETFKELYLLGQDRDAWLQWETEFQNKIQPTVAEQFTEGLMRQARGENLIGIDKISKLEDRETPAELAQYQTLSKQIAYWQARYPFPYLRETEKWSLERKLNPLLVTALMRQESRFEPKIKSVADATGLMQLLPSTAKWIAPQIKVDIKTINLENPNDNIMLGTWYLDHTHQQYNNNSLLAIASYNAGPGNVSKWLQTLTTQDPDEFVEQIPFDETKNYVRQVFGNYWNYLRLYNPEISGIVGKYSTTHPKLPAQ; translated from the coding sequence ATGCTGAAGAAACTACAGAAAAAGCAAATTTCTATAATCGCGGGTGCGGCACTGTTTGCCTTTTTAGCTGGGGCAATGGTATCAGCACCTGAGATTGGTAAAACCGTTGGGCAATGGCTCAAACTGGGTAAAAATCAGGCAGAGCAAACATCTGATGCGAGCATTGCCCAATCAGCCGTTTTTCCGCTGATATCACAATCTCTGCCAGAACGGGCGGCAAAACTAGCAACGATCGCAGGGCAGTCGCGATCGCCAGACCGAAATCGCGCTCGTTATCTTTTGGCGAGTGATTACATTGAAAGAACCCAAGCCCAAAAAGCCCTGGCTTTACTCCAAGGATTAGATAAAGACTATCCCATCCTTGCACCCTACATTTTGCTGAAACAGGCTCAGGCAGAGGATATGCTGGGCGAAGATGGCAAAGCTTCGGATCTCAGGCAAAGTGTGCTGAAACGGTATCCCAAAGAAGCGGCTTCGGTGAAAGCAATATATCTGATTGCCCAACCGAAGCAACAAGAAATTGCGATCGCTCAATTTCCTTCCAATCCTCTAACTTGGGAAATTATTCGTAAACGCTTGCAAGAAAACCCCAATCAGCCAAAATTACAATTGATTTTGGCTAATTATGCCTACGATCAACCAGGCATAGTGGGCGTTTTAGATCAGTTAGTCAAACAGACTACCCTCAAACCCGAAGATTGGGAACTCATTGGTACAAGCTACTGGGAAAATAGTCAATTTTTGAAAGCGGCGAATGCTTATGCCAAAGCACCCAAAACATCGCGCAATCTCTACCGGACTGCACGAGGGTTACAGGTGGGAGGCAAAGACAAAGAAATAGCAATCGCCACTTATAAACAATTGGTACAGCAATTTCCCACTACCGAGGAAGCTGGGACTGCACTACTACGGTTAGCAGAAACAGCAAAAACAGGTAAAGACGGCTTACCCTATCTTGAGCAGGTAATTAGTAAATTTCCTAAACAAGCTGCTACTGCACTAGTACAAAAAGCCAAAACTCTCGAAACCCTCAAGGATCAAAAGTCAGCTAGCGCGGCGTGGCAATTACTCATAGCCAAATATGGCAATTCTGATGAAGCCGCAGAGTATCGCTGGAAAATCGCCCAAGATAAAGCCAAAGCCAAAGATTACGTCGGTGCTTGGCAATGGGCAGAACCAATTGTTACTAACAATCCCAACAGTATTTTGGCTCCAAGAGCAGGCTTTTGGGTCGGGAAATGGGCAGCTTCGCTAGGAAAACAGCAGGAATCTCAAACTGCTTATGACTATGTAATTAGTCAGTTTCCCTACTCTTACTATGCTTGGCGAGCAGCGAATATGCGGGGGCTTAATGTCGGCAACTTCGACAACGTGCGCGTCATGAACCCTGAAGTAATCGCACCCCAGCGTTCATTACCACCGGCTGGTTCTGAGACTTTCAAAGAATTGTATCTGCTGGGTCAAGACCGCGATGCCTGGTTGCAATGGGAAACGGAATTTCAGAATAAAATTCAGCCAACAGTAGCAGAACAATTTACTGAAGGGTTGATGCGGCAGGCAAGGGGAGAAAATCTCATTGGAATTGATAAAATCTCTAAGTTGGAAGACCGGGAAACACCAGCAGAACTTGCCCAATATCAAACTCTGAGCAAACAGATCGCCTACTGGCAAGCGCGTTATCCATTTCCCTATCTCCGAGAGACGGAAAAATGGTCTCTTGAGCGTAAACTCAATCCCCTGCTAGTAACTGCTTTGATGCGTCAAGAGTCAAGGTTTGAGCCAAAAATCAAATCCGTCGCTGATGCTACTGGCTTAATGCAGCTGTTGCCGAGTACAGCTAAATGGATCGCCCCACAAATTAAGGTGGATATCAAAACAATAAACCTCGAAAATCCCAACGATAATATTATGCTGGGTACATGGTATTTGGATCATACCCATCAGCAATATAACAATAACTCGTTGTTAGCGATCGCTAGTTACAATGCCGGGCCTGGCAATGTCTCCAAATGGCTACAAACTTTAACTACACAAGACCCAGATGAGTTTGTTGAACAAATTCCCTTTGATGAAACCAAAAATTATGTACGTCAAGTATTTGGCAACTACTGGAATTATTTGAGACTTTACAACCCTGAGATTTCTGGAATCGTAGGAAAGTACTCAACTACACATCCAAAATTGCCAGCGCAGTGA